The Chionomys nivalis chromosome 4, mChiNiv1.1, whole genome shotgun sequence genome contains the following window.
AAActtcacttcctcccttccttcctatcaTCTCTAGAATCAAGGAGAAGTAGCCAGAACTTGGGGCTCTGCCTCATGCCAGGACACATCCTGCTTACAACGACTGTATAAGGGCAATAGCAATCATTTGAACCCCAGAGTAACTGCAGCAGCTGTCGGCATAGATCAGCACAGATTAGCTGCTGAGCTATAATTCTGTATCCACCTGGAGGGTACTTTTCTTGATATTTTGGTATTTGGCTTCTTAGATTCATAAATTATAGCTAGGACAACCAGCTACATAGGTCCATGGCTTGGAACTTGTACATCCAGCATCACACAGGAAGAGGTTTAGTTCAGTTTTGTTAGGACTGATAACTACAGGCTGCAGCAGAGTCAGATGCTGTGGATAAAGTAAGATCTCCCCCTCACACAACTTTTCTTACAGAAACTCAGTCTAAGATTGCAGCAGGGACCCAAAGATCACAAGAACCATGAGTACTTTCACTGATCTTGGAGCCCACACCGTAATCCACACCTGGTGAGGCAGAAGGTTAAGCAGGCTGTACTCTATTCACATAGGAAAGCTCTATAAGTTAGACAATTCCAGTGTCCTCATTCAGGATTTTATGGGTAAGTTACATGTCATTTTGATGTATTTCCCATCACCATTTTCCACAACCCTTGGAATTTTTCTGAACATACTCATGGTTGTTGTGCTTTCTTAATATCTCAAACACTGACCTACCACATAAATAATGCTAAAATGCTTTTGGCTCAGCCCTCCTTATTACTCATCTCTCTCATTCCTTTGATCTCAGGATTGCTCACACATTCATTTatctttgatttggttttctacaaaagcaaacaaaacatgagATTACAAATCTAGTTTAAAAAAAGCTTAGTAATGCTCATTTAATAGTTCTTAGAAAAGAAGCATTGGCTGTCACTCACAGAATCCCACAACTGTACAAATGCAGAAATCAACAGATCATGGGGATCCCATCCATATCTATATATAGATCTATATCCTAGCTCCTGCATTAATGGTTCCagaaacattgtggaagaagggggTCAGAAAGACAGTATGAGGCAGAACACTAGGAAGTCTACTGTGAAACTCTCTCTCCTAGGAACGGCTTTATAAACCAGGAGAGAGCAATGAATATGTCGATGTGGAAGCGGAAACTTTTGAAGATTTCACCCCTAGACCAAGAATTATTCTCTATCAGGGATGAGGTCACTCACTGTTCACAAAATACAACATAGGCAGCCCTTGTGatattaactaaaacccaagaagAAGTGACTTTTCTTTTGAGGGATTTTTCTGAGTTGAATCATTTGAAGTAAACAGACCCACTTAATCCAGATCTTTAGAGGTGTGAGAATCCATCTAAATCTTGaccacactttcttttttctttttgttttttcaagacaagctttcTCCGTGTATCTTTGACTGTACAGAAACTGTTTGttgaccacgctggccttgacctcacagtgATCcatttgtctcagcctcctgaatgctgtgattaaaggtgtgtgtcaccacgcctGGCCTATGGATTTTTCTTGGTTGAATCATTTGTAATGGACAGATCCAACTAAAACCCAGTCTTCTGAATTGTGAGAATGCACCTCCAATCTTGGTCACACCTTCTGGTGTCAGCCTAGAAAAAGAATGTGTAAAAAGAATAGAGGGAGAAGATGATGTAATTTTACTTCAACTAACAACATATTAGAAATAAAGGATGAAAAGGAGGCATCCAGGAGCAAAGCAATCCACAGTACCTGGCTGAGCTACTGTGGGTTCTATCTGGTGATGGtgtcacacatctttaaccccagcgctTCAtcggcagaggtaggcagacctcCGTGAGTCTAGGCTGGCCTGATCTATACAGCTAGTTCCAGTAAAGTCAAGGCTGCCCCGAGAATTCCAGTGTAAAAAATGTTGTGGGTTCTGAAGTGCCTCACACCTGAATTTCCACACAGCTCTCTATCTCCTTAATTTGAACTCTAGTCAGCCTGAGCTAGGCATGCTCGAACTCTGATGTCCTATGTATTGTTGGCACTGAAATTAGAATGTTACATACAGaatgcattttttctttattgatttattgagctatatatatttctctgctcccttcctttccactcccctccctcttctatgGTCTCCATGCTCCTGATTATctgaggaaaaaataatgacatcttgagattttcaggctaaaagccacttatgagcaagtacataggatgtttgcctttctgcatctgagttacctcactcaatattatcCTTTctggatccatccatttgcctgaaaatctcaagatgtcattattttttcctgctgtgtggtATTCcaatgtgtaaatataccacatatcCTTATCCATTCtcagtcaagaggcatttaggtttATTCTAGGTTctgttatgacaaacaatgctactatgaacatagttgagcacatgttattgtggtacaattgagaatcttttgagtatatacccaaaagtgttattgctgggtgttgaggaaggttatttcctaattttctgagaaatcgccatactgatattcaaagtgattgtgccagtttgcactcccaccagcaatgcaggagtgttccctttaccccataacctccccagtataagttgtcaccagtaattttgatcttggccattcttacaagtttatgatggaatctcagacttgctttgattagcatttccctgatggctaagaacgctgaacattttcttaaatgtctttcagccattttagattcctctgatgagagttctctgtttaggtctgtaccccatttttttttttactggattatttgttcttttgatgactaattccTTGAGTCCTTTTGTATGTATattggggttttatttgttttttttttaaagagaaagttgAGTTTTTAAGAAAAGGGATTAGATTTGAAAGGACTTGCAGATGAGttgaatatgtgtacatatattctACAATATTGTACAAAATAAagtgtacaaaattctcaaaatgctattaagattttttaaaagatttatttattatgcatacagtttTCTGCCTGTACTACAGAAGACagtagatctcattatagatggttttcTTCACCATGTAGtaactgggacttgaactcagattctctggaTAAGCTGTCAgcgttcttaacctctgagtcacctgggaagtagaagcaggtagCCCTTTGCATCcatggccagcctgttctacaagagctagttccagacaggcacCATAGCTATACAAGGGAACACTGTACCAAAAAAccctccaaaaaaccaaaaaaattaattttttagatttCTATTAACAAATTTTTAATGTTGACACTAAAATTACAGATTTATAATATCATCATTTGTTACATTATCAAGAACAAAATATAAGTACATGCAAAATATTTAGGTACTGTAAAATATTATAGGAAAATTACCCTTTTTGGCAAGTTTTCAGTTCATATCCTAGTCAGGCCTTGAACTAATACTCCCCCTGCTTCAGCAGCCCAATTCCTAGgtctctaggattaaaggtgtgagctgccacacccagctaagCAGTCCCTCAGGGAAGCTTGTTGTGGAGATTTGCTTGTGGAGGTTGGCCTCAGAGTTAATTCAATCTTCCATCCAGTCAGAATACTGGTACTGACAAATGGCCACAAACGGGATGTGCTAATGAAAGCAACCATGGGAGGAAGTAGGCGTGGTCTTTAGAGAGTATATAAGGACACGCCAGAGCTTAGCCTGGTGCATTCTTCACCAGAGCAGATAGAGAGTGTTTCCATACATTCTTGCTCTTCGAAGCTCCATCAATCACTTGCATACATTGAGGATAGGACCCCAGAGCTGAGGAAATAGTGTGGTGTTCTCATTCAGCACTGCTGAGGCCAGAGACAATTTCTTGGGTGAGTACACACTTTACAGAGAAAATTCCTTCATAGTTCCTATTCTTAATATATTAACAAACTGAGTTTTCTGCTTAGAAATGAGTGTTTGTCACTACCAAAACTATTCTGTTCCCATCTGGTTATCTTTATTTGTCAATATAATGTGAGTTACAGCGATAGATAATTTTAGATTTATCTATACACAATTTTTTGTTGCCCTAAAAGTAAATGTTCAAGGTACTTACCTTCCACTTTTCAATTTTGATTGTTGTctaaatttaaagaatatttttagagCATTTATTCATGCCCTTCATAGATGTGTGAGTCTCTGAATCGAATCTcgcttgtttagctttcttcctgaccattatccatacaaCTTGTAataacactctaaacaaagaaaaacatccataaaccATTTTTTTAGGAATGCAGGCTTAGTTTTTCAGGTTACGTCCTGCTGATTGGGGTGTTGATAATCTTACAGGACCTAAAGATAATTTGGAATTacggtcaagtcctgactgacaAATTCAGTGAGGCTTGATTATCCCAGCTAGCAGTCTtggaactgttctggatgtagaactcagagaaaactccaaaagaggtcctctgaaacattggatcatctgggccatctgctcctatggAGATTTCTCACGGGCTCTTCCTTGATGAaacctgagttttctttcttctttctttctttctttctttctttctttctttctttctttctttctttctttctttctttctttctttctttctttcttctttccttccttccttccttccttccttccttccttccttccttccttcctttctttctttctttctttctttctttctttctttctttcttttttgattttcgagacaaggtttctccatagcttttggttcctctcctggaattagctcttgtagtagaccaggctggccttgaactcacagagatcctcctgcctctgcccccgagcgttgggattaaaggcgtgtgccaccaccgctagGCAAACCTGAGTTTttttagcccagaatgaatccacgtcctctcatttcttgtggaaacaaaaacaaaatttcttccccaagccgggtggtggtggtgcatgcctttaatcccagcacttgggaggcagaggcaggccgatctctgtgagtttgagaccagcctggtctacaagagctagttccaggacaggctccaaaaccacagagaaaccctgtctcaaaaaaccaaaaaccaaaaaacaaaaaaacaacaacaacaacaaaaaaagcaaaacaaaatttcttctccaaagtaacatatattttgacagaaattttgaagtcaaagcggTTTCAAAAGTCTCTGAAAAAGATGCAGATTGTAGGGCACAGAAATTGAACATATCAATCTCTATTCATGTGAAGAAGAGTGAAATAGAAAAAATTAGTAACTGCAATcctatgcttatttttatttttgatcaccaaaaactgaagagtgttttgttttagacataACAGAATTACAACTTGAATCAAATTTTGTGAAGTTGTTTCCTTCTCTTGGTCTAATAATAgtaattcttattttcttccttcagcaAAATGGAGTCACGCTTCTCACAAGCCTTCGCTGAAGAACTCAACTGCTTCATCTGCATGAGCTACCTTACAGACCCAGTCACCATAAGCTGTGGCCACAGCTTCTGTcgagcctgcctccatctttccTGGGAAGACAGCCTGCTCCCTGTCCAATGCCCTATGTGTAGGGAACCATCCCTGCAGAAGGACTTCAGAACCAACATTGTTCTGAAGAAGCTGGTGTCCATTGCCAGACAAGCCAGCCTCATGAAATACCTGAGCTCTGAGGAGCAACAGTGTGTGACCCACAAGGAGACCAAGGGGATCTTCTGTATGGAGAACAGGATCTACCTCTGTCAACTTTGCTCTGACTCATATGAGCACAGAAGTCACAGACACTCTCCCATTGAAGCAGCTGCTGAGGGTGAAATGGTAAGTGATGCTTCTGAGAGAACATGAAACCTGGAGAGTGAGGATTAGCAGACTACAGGAAGATGCTGGTTTTGATTATGAGGAATCCACTCTTTTCTGAATGGTGGCACTTTATTAGCAGCTAGTGAAGAAAGAGTGACTATAATGTGACCACTGCTTGAGAGACCCGTGGGTGTAAAGATcacttgcattttattttatattatttctaggTCATTGGAAAGTGAAATAGtgtattcatattttttaaaaagtgtctatGACTGGAGATTATATTAGAATCCAGTGGAGTCAGTTATAGAAAAGCTTGTGGGAAACCCAATGTTATGTAAATTACCCAGATATTACTCATAATTATTTATCACTTTACCTGAACTAAGGGATATGCCATATTCTATTTATATGTCTTAAATCTAAAATTCAAAGTTACCTAAATTAAAAAAGGAACATTATGATTCTTCTTTTCTtgataaagttattttattaaatgttcgAAAGTCTGCCCATCATTACTGTTTATCAAAAGCTGATATTCATTGTTTCTTACAGGAGAGACTTCTAAAACAAATGACATCTTTATGGGAGCAGATCCAAGAAATTCAAGAGAATGTAGAGGCAGAGAGCAGAATCAAAATTTTGTTTACAGTGAGTATGAGATTTATGCTGGAAATCTGTTCAAGATACTTATTTTGTCAAATCGTCATTCAAGATTTaggtatagccgggcggtggtggcgcacgcctttaatcccagcactcgggaggcagaggcatgcggatctctgtgagttcgagaccagcctctctggtctacaagagctagttccaggacgggctccaaaaccacagagaaaccctgtctcgaaaaaccaaaaaaaaaaaaaaaaaaaaaaaaaaaaaaagatttaggtaTAAGGCATGAGATATGTTACTAGGAAAACATGTTATAATGGCCTtgaatcttcttcttcttcttcttcttcttcttcttcttcttcttcttcttcttcttcttcttcttcttcttcttcttcttcttcttcttcttcttctcctcctcctcctcctcctcctcctcctcctcctcctcctcctcctcctcctcctcctcctcctccttcttcttcttttggattttttgaaacagggtttctccgtaatttttttttttggttcctgtcctggaactagctcttgtagaccaggctggcctcgaactcacagagatccgcctgcctctgcctccagagtgctcggattaaaggcgtgtgccaccaccactggctaaTGGTCTTGAATTCTGAGTGTGAAATATAGCTCTGCATGTGGAAAGATGGCCTGGCTGTATGGAAAAAGAGTCTGAAACAAATGAATCAATTGCTCACAGTTCAGCACACTGCATTAGACTCTAGGACTGCACCATGTATTCTAATTAATGCATGCAGAGTTTCACATTTGCCTGAACATATAAATTATCAATCAATACCATTTCTTCAGGCAGCCCTGTTTTTCTATATAGGTGAAAATATTTACGGCTTCATTGCTTTAGTAttgatggaggctgcttgttctttcctggccacccagaaccaaaataaccatgatgaaactatactaattaaaacactgcttggcctattagctcaggcttcttagtaactaacttacatcttaaattaaccaataccTATTATTTGTGTATTACCATAAAGCTCGTattttactggtaaggttctggctggtgggtcgtgtctttctcttttggtgactacatggcatctttttgagtctggatactttctcctttttctctgcttggaactcccaccttgctttaatctgccctgccatagacccaAAGAagctactttattaaccaatggtaacaaaacactttcacagcatacagaggggaatcccacatacctccccttttctgtctaaataaaaaggaaggttttaactttaacatagtaaaattatatgtaaCAAAATAGGTATAAAGcatgaattacagttacaatattcatatctactttacatttatcataactaaggaaaactataattataactatctattcttcaagtccatcaaagatcccagatgGCTATAGTATTacttaagttaacaggaagtgcattgtaaataacttccaaaactctagagttgacagagacatcttgctacctttacagtcacccaaagttctgtaactttggggcgtccatcttcagcctacagaccccatagtatccagtagataTTTTCATTAAGCAGGAAATATGAAAGATTGTTTTACCTAAGAAGCAAATGAAACCAAGGAATTTCTATTTCTGACAAGTCCATCATTGTGTATGTAGGACAGCAATAGGAGTCTTTGTCAGATTTAAGCCTAGAATAATGCAATGGAGGAGAATGcagtattttataaatatcacTGACAACGTCCCATTTTCTTCAGGACTACCTGCTTATGAGGGAAGACATGATCAGGATGGAGTATAGGAAATGGCGTGCAGTCCTctatgaagaggaagagaaatacattgagcacatgaaaaatgaagGCAATCGTGTTTTAGAGAAACTCAGAGAAAATGAAGCCATGATGatccaaaagagaaaacaactAAGAGAAATGTTTCAGGACCTCATGGCGATGTCCCAGGAGCCATATGTGATACTACTCCAGGTGAGCAGGGAGGAGTGCAGACAAAGGTTTTATTGTCTTAGACTTACACTGGCGATTGTTATACtaagattattttttaacatttcccACATTTATTTTAGAGGGTTCTCTTTCAGTAATAATCTGGAGAAACTAAATTCTGTAATAATCTTGCCAGAAcaagatttttttcaataaaaattgtgTTAGTAGATTCTCCAAGAAATATGTCCTAATATTTGATTTTGTAACTTGCCTCTCTGAAAGCTGAAATTCAGTGTTGCCATTTCTTACACTCTGTAGCCTCTACTTGGATATTGTGCACAATTTCAAAGAATTATAttacttaatttcttctttttgaatgTTGTACTATTGAGAGATCTTTAGGAGGATgggattttgagatagggttctagACTATGGATCATGATCACCTACAGCTCACAATAATTTTGGGGCATCTAACCTGGCAATTctgtaattaaaggcatgaggCAGCATGCATGGGAGAGGTCATACATTTGAAGTATCCTTAGTTAAAGTATCCCTCTGTGCTCTTTTGTTCAGATCAGTGAATGTTACCTTTTGCAGACAGCTGGGGTTTCAACCAATGTATAATCAGTACCCCAGTATTCTCATAATTTACTCTCACAGCCTGATTTCATCAAGAATTAGAATTGTGCTAATCTGCTTGTTGGCATTATCCTgctaattaaatataaattttcagtTTAGATAGGCTATTTGCCTGCcttttatatgaattttataaacaaaatttagGATTCTAAAtttatcttgcttcctttgcaggGTTTGGATGACATATTCAGAAGGTAAGTTTAGCCATTGGTGCAAGCCAGGATTCCCTGAAATTGCTGTAAAATTGGTT
Protein-coding sequences here:
- the LOC130873551 gene encoding tripartite motif-containing protein 43-like, with the translated sequence MESRFSQAFAEELNCFICMSYLTDPVTISCGHSFCRACLHLSWEDSLLPVQCPMCREPSLQKDFRTNIVLKKLVSIARQASLMKYLSSEEQQCVTHKETKGIFCMENRIYLCQLCSDSYEHRSHRHSPIEAAAEGEMERLLKQMTSLWEQIQEIQENVEAESRIKILFTDYLLMREDMIRMEYRKWRAVLYEEEEKYIEHMKNEGNRVLEKLRENEAMMIQKRKQLREMFQDLMAMSQEPYVILLQGLDDIFRRSESMQLSIPQSLKPELSAFPMIGLTERFKSFKGECEQ